The Dendropsophus ebraccatus isolate aDenEbr1 chromosome 3, aDenEbr1.pat, whole genome shotgun sequence genome includes a region encoding these proteins:
- the PHAX gene encoding phosphorylated adapter RNA export protein isoform X1, giving the protein MALESTRGMMEDEELEDGELSGSDSDMKETRPADKAAVQKLDVGIDDKGYRSNTSLPTNVPYRNIKNVDSSEDSASDSDEDEGSPWKRKRQKTFNPPPNFSRPTQFVFGSQNKLPKNNIWGAVLQEQTQEAVANELGIMDMDGLIDMSRQSETYNYVLAKKLMTKEEDKEKVSLDKELEEYMNEDRAHVSKEENGHLKRKRPVKERLGEKEEMDFKGRYEVTEADPEDKVADEIAYRLHEPKKDLIERVVKTIGTKKAIELLIETAEVEQNGGLFVVNGTRRRTPGGVYLNLLKNTPSITSDQVKEIFYMENQKEYESKKAAKKRRRHIVGKKMKEAIKGLNFQEHDDTSRETFASDTNEALASLDDENTEMKAETEDAIEIDNSHDLETF; this is encoded by the exons AAACTTGACGTAGGTATAGATGACAAAGGCTATCGGAGTAACACATCCCTTCCAACAAATGTCCCCTATAGGAATATCAAAAACGTCGACTCCAGTGAAGATAGTGCAAGTGATTCTGATGAGGATGAGGGTTCTCCATGGAAACGTAAACGCCAGAAGACTTTTAACCCTCCACCCAATTTTTCCAGACCAACCCAGTTTGTGTTTGGTAGTCAGAACAAGCTACCAAAGAACAACATCTGGGGGGCAGTGCTGCAAGAACAAACACAGGAGGCTGTAGCAAATGAACTTGGGATCATGGACATGGATGGCCTAATAGATATGAGCAGACAGTCAGAGACTTATAATTATGTTCTCGCCAAAAAATTAATGACAAAGGAAGAAGATAAGGAAAAAGTAAGCTTAGACAAGGAATTGGAGGAGTATATGAATGAAGATAGGGCACATGTCTCAAAGGAAGAAAATGGGCACTTAAAGAGGAAGCGACCTGTAAAGGAGAGATTAGGTGAAAAGGAAGAAATGGACTTCAAGGGTCGATATGAAGTTACAGAGGCTGATCCAGAAGATAAAGTTGCTGATGAAATTGCCTACAG ACTACATGAACCCAAGAAAGATTTGATTGAAAGAGTTGTAAAAACAATTGGCACAAAGAAGGCAATAGAGCTCCTCATTGAAACAGCTGAAGTGGAACAAAATGGTGGCCTTTTTGTTGTG aatgGAACCAGGAGGAGAACTCCCGGCGGTGTTTATTTAAATCTCCTGAAAAACACACCAAGTATTACTTCTGATCAAGTGAAG GAGATATTTTATATGGAAAACCAGAAGGAATATGAGAGCAAAAAGGCAGCAAAAAAGAGAAGGCGTCACATAGTTGGGAAGAAGATGAAAGAAGCCATCAAAGGTCTTAATTTTCAAGAGCATGATGATACGTCAAGAGAAACCTTTGCTAGTGACACAAATGAAGCTTTGGCGTCCTTAGATGACGAAAACACTGAAATGAAAGCAGAAACTGAGGATGCCATTGAGATTGACAATTCCCATGACCTTGAAACCTTTTAA
- the PHAX gene encoding phosphorylated adapter RNA export protein isoform X2: protein MHSYMKLDVGIDDKGYRSNTSLPTNVPYRNIKNVDSSEDSASDSDEDEGSPWKRKRQKTFNPPPNFSRPTQFVFGSQNKLPKNNIWGAVLQEQTQEAVANELGIMDMDGLIDMSRQSETYNYVLAKKLMTKEEDKEKVSLDKELEEYMNEDRAHVSKEENGHLKRKRPVKERLGEKEEMDFKGRYEVTEADPEDKVADEIAYRLHEPKKDLIERVVKTIGTKKAIELLIETAEVEQNGGLFVVNGTRRRTPGGVYLNLLKNTPSITSDQVKEIFYMENQKEYESKKAAKKRRRHIVGKKMKEAIKGLNFQEHDDTSRETFASDTNEALASLDDENTEMKAETEDAIEIDNSHDLETF from the exons AAACTTGACGTAGGTATAGATGACAAAGGCTATCGGAGTAACACATCCCTTCCAACAAATGTCCCCTATAGGAATATCAAAAACGTCGACTCCAGTGAAGATAGTGCAAGTGATTCTGATGAGGATGAGGGTTCTCCATGGAAACGTAAACGCCAGAAGACTTTTAACCCTCCACCCAATTTTTCCAGACCAACCCAGTTTGTGTTTGGTAGTCAGAACAAGCTACCAAAGAACAACATCTGGGGGGCAGTGCTGCAAGAACAAACACAGGAGGCTGTAGCAAATGAACTTGGGATCATGGACATGGATGGCCTAATAGATATGAGCAGACAGTCAGAGACTTATAATTATGTTCTCGCCAAAAAATTAATGACAAAGGAAGAAGATAAGGAAAAAGTAAGCTTAGACAAGGAATTGGAGGAGTATATGAATGAAGATAGGGCACATGTCTCAAAGGAAGAAAATGGGCACTTAAAGAGGAAGCGACCTGTAAAGGAGAGATTAGGTGAAAAGGAAGAAATGGACTTCAAGGGTCGATATGAAGTTACAGAGGCTGATCCAGAAGATAAAGTTGCTGATGAAATTGCCTACAG ACTACATGAACCCAAGAAAGATTTGATTGAAAGAGTTGTAAAAACAATTGGCACAAAGAAGGCAATAGAGCTCCTCATTGAAACAGCTGAAGTGGAACAAAATGGTGGCCTTTTTGTTGTG aatgGAACCAGGAGGAGAACTCCCGGCGGTGTTTATTTAAATCTCCTGAAAAACACACCAAGTATTACTTCTGATCAAGTGAAG GAGATATTTTATATGGAAAACCAGAAGGAATATGAGAGCAAAAAGGCAGCAAAAAAGAGAAGGCGTCACATAGTTGGGAAGAAGATGAAAGAAGCCATCAAAGGTCTTAATTTTCAAGAGCATGATGATACGTCAAGAGAAACCTTTGCTAGTGACACAAATGAAGCTTTGGCGTCCTTAGATGACGAAAACACTGAAATGAAAGCAGAAACTGAGGATGCCATTGAGATTGACAATTCCCATGACCTTGAAACCTTTTAA